The Synechococcus sp. CC9605 sequence CCAACAAACAGCGATCAACCGTTATCAACAGGCACAATGAAAATTTCGCGCAAAGAAAGAAAATGCAGAAAAGACTTGAACATTCAATCCATGATCAAATACTTTCTTGACCTACCGTCAGTAAATATTGGCTTCAGTTGCTCAGAAGCACGCCAGAATGCTCCCATGACATCCAAGTTCACACGCGTCCTGCTGCTGCTCGCCATTGCTAGTCCGGCAATGGCAGCTGAGCCCTACGAGCCCTGGCCCAGCAAAGATCAATTGCGCAGCATTGAACATGCTGCCTATGCATGTTCTCGCGACAACGCAACGGAAGTGTGCGCGAGGGTTCGTCAGCTCGCAGATCCTTTGATGGATCACTCCAGGTTGCCGGGGCTCTGCAAAGACGTGCTGTGGACGTTGATGGATCAAGCCAAGGTTGCCAACACCAACGACTTCCGGCGAAAAGACAGCATCACCACGACAGCCCGGCGCATCCCCAAGGTGTGCGCCGAACCAGTGATCAAGAAAGAGAAACCCCAGTCGCGTCAGGCATGAGCCTTGGCTGAGCCTCAATCAAAGTCGAAGCTGAACCGTTGGCCCTGCATCAGGGTGGCAACCTCGCCGCGAACGGCATCCATGAACGCCACGCTCACGTCGGGGTGTTTCTTGATCTCGTCCACGAACATCTGCGCATCGGCAGCAGTCAGTCCGTGGCTGCTGATTCTGAAATCAACCTTTCCGCGGAACGTTTCCAGAAGACAGAGTTGATCCGCGTCGAGGGGCTTTGAACCGGGATGGGTGACCTCGATCGAAGATACAGAGGCAATCAGTTGGATGTTGCTGAATCACCAAGTAAATCAAGCAAGGTCTCGGATGTAGCGATCATGTCGCTCATGCTGAGTTTGCTTTCCTGACCAGCAATTTTTGAGGCCAACTCACACTCCGTTGAGGAATAGCCGGAAACATCACAACTGTTGGACAACCTCAAAATGGCATTGGAAAACTTGCCGCGCAGGCATTCTTCCGAACCTGACTGATTGATTACAGCATTGGCCGCAGTCACGGCTTGCTGAGAGGCTTCTTGCAAAGGGAGGGACCGTTTCCAGCTCTGCGATGCGCCAACGGACGACGTCGTGCAAGCCATTGCGACGATCCAGAGCAGCAAAGAGCGATGCATGGTCGACGGACCTGATGCGGGCCAAAGGGTAGCGGCGACAACTGGTCGCGCCTGACGCCTCGCAAACGGATTTCCATGTTTAGGTTTCCCATACACCCCCCAACCGTCGTGATGACCGCCTCGGCCCCTGCGCAACCGACCCAACGCCAGGTGCACCTGGACGCTCCATTCAGCGACCAGAAGCCTGGGACCTCCGGCCTACGCAAGAGCAGTCGCCAGTTCGAGGAGCCCCATTACCTCGAGAGTTTCATCGAAGCATCGCTCCGCACACTTCCGGGTGTGCAGGGCGGCACCCTGGTTCTTGGAGGAGACGGCCGTTACGGCAACCGCCGGGCCATCGATGTGATTCTGCGGATGGGCGCGGCCCATGGCCTCAGCAAGGTGATCGTCACCACCGGCGGCGTCCTCTCGACACCTGCCGCCTCCAACCTGATCCGGCAGCGCAAAGCCATCGGCGGCATCATCCTGTCCGCCAGCCACAACCCCGGTGGTGAGAACGGTGACTTCGGCGTAAAGGTCAACGGCGCCAACGGTGGGCCTACCCCTGCCTCCTTCACCGATGCGGTGTTTGAGTGCACCAAGACCCTGGAGCAGTACACGATTGTTGAGGCGCCAGTCATCCCTCTGGATGCCCCTGGTCTGCACAGCATCGGCGCGATGCAGGTGGAGGTGATCGACGGCGTCGAGGATTTTGTGGCCCTGATGCAGGAGCTGTTCAACTTCGATCAGATCCGCGATCTGATCCGCAACGATTTCCCGCTGGCCTTTGATGCCATGCATGCCGTCACCGGGCCCTACGCCACCCGCTTGTTCGAGGAGCTTTTGGGTGCACCGGCGGGGAGCGTGCGGAACGGCACACCTTTGGAAGACTTCGGCAACGGTCACCCCGACCCCAACCTCACCTACGCCCACGACCTGGCTGAATTGCTGCTCGAGGGTGACGACTACCGCTTCGGAGCAGCCTGCGACGGCGATGGCGATCGCAACATGATCCTGGGCCAGCGCTGCTTTGTGAATCCCAGTGACAGCCTTGCTGTGCTCACCGCCAACGCCACGATGGTTCCGGCTTACGCCAACGGCCTGACAGGTGTGGCCCGCTCGATGCCCACCAGTGCTGCGGTGGATGTGGTGGCCAAGGAACTGGGGATTGACTGCTTCGAAACCCCAACGGGTTGGAAATTCTTCGGCAACCTGCTGGATGCCGGCAAGATCACCCTCTGCGGTGAGGAGAGCTTCGGCACCGGGAGCAACCACGTGCGCGAAAAAGACGGTCTCTGGGCCGTGCTGTTCTGGCTTCAGATCCTGGCAGAACGCCGCTGCAGCGTGGCCGAGATCATGGAAGAGCACTGGAAGCGCTTCGGACGCCACTACTACTCGCGTCACGACTACGAGGCCGTCGCAAGTGATGCCGCCCATGATCTCTACGACCGCCTCGAATCCATGCTGCCGAGCCTGGTAGGCCAAGCCTTTGCCGGACGCAAAATCAGCACAGCTGACAACTTCAGCTACACCGATCCGGTTGATGGTTCTGTGACAACGGGCCAGGGTTTGCGCATCCTTTTGGACGACGGCAGCCGAGTGGTGGTGCGTCTCTCCGGAACAGGCACCAAGGGCGCCACGATTCGGATCTACCTGGAGAGCTATGTGCCCAACAGTGGCGATCTCAACCAGGATCCCCAGATCGCCCTGGCCGAGATGATCAGTGCCATCAACGACCTGGCAGAGATCAGGCAGCGCACGGGTATGGATCGCCCAACCGTGATCACCTGAGCCCATCAGGCTGTGACGATGCAAGAAGGACGCCTTCCCTGGCCAGAGGGAGGCGTCGATCTGAAAAGAAAAACGAAATTCAGCGCCAACCAACCCAAAGACATCATAGGAAGGATCGATACAACGATAGAAAAGACCGCATCGATATACAATCCACAAATAACTATCGTCAAATGAAATCTTTACTCAAAAAATCACCAGCAATCGCTCTAGCATTTTCTATAAATGCGAATGTTGCACAATCGCAGCAGTTTTATTTCAACGCCAACTGCGTTTCGCAAATTGAACTCGAAGAGCAATGCAACGTGAGTTTCTTGCGCAGATCCATGTCAGCCAGATTTGACACGGGCAGAGCAACCAAAATCAAATACAGCAATATCCAAGCCTGGAATTACACCGACTCAACCAAGCTCAAGATGGATACAGAGCTGGCGGCTCGGATCGATATCATAGGGCTTCTGTTCAAGAAAGCTGTTCATCGCCACGTCTTCAGCATCAACTACAGAGACGACTTTGGAGACAAGCAGAACATGATTGTGAACTTCAGCGATTCGCAATACGTCAACCCGATGCTCGCCGCCCTAAGACGCAAGGCCTCATCAGCGGAAATCAATTAAAAAAAGGGGCCCATCCGGCCCCATTGATGAAACCATTACTCTACGAAAATCAGTCAACTTTATCCGAAATAAAGTCTACAGCCTGGAAGATCGCGTCATATAACGCACCCTTCGCCATGGCAGACATACCGCCGGTCGAAGAAGTTGCTCCATAAGAGTAGGAGTAACCAGAAGAGGTCTTCTCGTCTCTAACCGCGCCTTCAAAGCGCTTGGCACCAATAATATCTTCTTCCTTGATGCTGATGATGTCGATCTTCAACGTCACTGTTGCACTTGACTTTGTCTTCGTCTTCGTAGAACGCGCAAACATTCCCACCACCGGAACAAACGCAGCAGGATTTGCTCTCGTCTCAGTACTAGAGCTATCCGTCTGGTTCAAAATGACAGGACGAATGATATATCGAGCCCCAAGAGTTTTACCAACTTCCATCAACTCGGGAATGAAAGAGTCATTGGTAAGGTCTGCCCGATTAAGACCTGTCTGACCAAATTTCTTGTTCATGGCGGCATTCACCTTGAACCAGGAAATCGTAGTCGCGCCAGCTTCACGAATCGAATCATTCAAAACTTCGGTTGCAAATTCGTTGGTGGTGCTCATTGAGCCACCTGCAGATCCGTACTGCATCGAAGAACCTGACTTATCAAAAACAG is a genomic window containing:
- a CDS encoding alpha-D-glucose phosphate-specific phosphoglucomutase — protein: MTASAPAQPTQRQVHLDAPFSDQKPGTSGLRKSSRQFEEPHYLESFIEASLRTLPGVQGGTLVLGGDGRYGNRRAIDVILRMGAAHGLSKVIVTTGGVLSTPAASNLIRQRKAIGGIILSASHNPGGENGDFGVKVNGANGGPTPASFTDAVFECTKTLEQYTIVEAPVIPLDAPGLHSIGAMQVEVIDGVEDFVALMQELFNFDQIRDLIRNDFPLAFDAMHAVTGPYATRLFEELLGAPAGSVRNGTPLEDFGNGHPDPNLTYAHDLAELLLEGDDYRFGAACDGDGDRNMILGQRCFVNPSDSLAVLTANATMVPAYANGLTGVARSMPTSAAVDVVAKELGIDCFETPTGWKFFGNLLDAGKITLCGEESFGTGSNHVREKDGLWAVLFWLQILAERRCSVAEIMEEHWKRFGRHYYSRHDYEAVASDAAHDLYDRLESMLPSLVGQAFAGRKISTADNFSYTDPVDGSVTTGQGLRILLDDGSRVVVRLSGTGTKGATIRIYLESYVPNSGDLNQDPQIALAEMISAINDLAEIRQRTGMDRPTVIT